Below is a window of Jonesiaceae bacterium BS-20 DNA.
CGCCGCGGTGAACTGCGGGTTTGAATCCAGTTGGAGGCGGTATTCAACAACTTGGTTTACTCCGTCCGTGGTGTTTCCGCTACGGATTACAAAGCCGCCGTGTGGCATTGCGGAGTGGTTTTCGGCCAACTCCTGAGCAGAGATGAAATTAACCTCGGTGTCGTAGTCAGCAAAGTAATCCGGCATCGTAACGATCGCCTGTTCGACCTCAGACGCGTTGGCTCCTTCTGCCAAAACAATAAAGCACTGGCGGGTGTGCTTCTGGCGGGTCGATAGCTGCGGACGTGAACCGCTGCGTACCTCGGCAATGGCGGTTTCCGAAGGCAAGGTGTACTGGACCCCGCCCGCTACTCCTGGAACGCGACGTACCGCGTCAGAGTGTCCCTGGCTCAAGCCGCGACCCCAAAACGTGTACGTGTCTCCGTCTGGCAATAGGGCTTCACCAAAAAGGCGGTTGATCGAGAACAAGCCCGGGTCCCAACCAGCTGAGATGATCGCGGTCTTGCTTCCGGAGGAGGCTGCAGCATCGACAGCCGCAAAGTGCTCGGGCACCTTGGCGTGGGTATCAAAACTATCGACGATGTTGAACTTGGCCGCCAGCTCCGGGCTCTGGGTGGGCAGATCGGACTTGGAGCCACCACACAAAATCAGTACGTCAATGCGGTCGCTGTACTCATCGAGGTCCGCTAACGGAAATACTGCGGTCTGCTCAAGGGCCGGAGTGAGGTCCTTGGGATTACGGCGAGTAAAAATACCTACGAGTTCGAGGTCTGGGTTCTTGAGCAGGCCAAGTTCTACGCCTCGTCCCAAATTTCCGTAGCCAACAATCCCAATACGCGTGCGTGCCATGTTCTTCTCCTTGATTGGTGTACCGGGGTCAATTGTATGGCTCCCCGATCAAGAGTGGTTTTCCAGAATATTTCGGGCGTGTAACCAAACCCGAGGTAGCGCATGTAACTACGGCACCAGCAATTGAAAGTCTGGCTCGGACCTGTGGGTGCTGGGTGGTGAGTGCGGCATCGGGAAGCCCGTAATTGTGGACCGCCAACGCGCGTGTAATGGGAATTACGCGGCCTGTGATGGAATCAAGTTCCCGCCCGCTGGTAAAGCCGATAGAATCACGGGGTGAATCCCAATGAACTCTCCCTCGCAATCCACGGTGCGTTGACCAGCGCCATTGAAGACGAAACCTTTGCATTAAGTGTTTCTGACCTACCTGACCAGGTGCACGTGGAGCGACCACGCCAGCGCGAGCACGGTGACTGGGCCACAAACATTGCCCTCCAGTTGGCAAAGAAGGCCAAGGTTGCTCCCCGCGTTATCGCTGATGAGCTAGCTAAGCGTCTGAGCGTAACCCCCGGCATCGCCGCCGTGGACGTTGCCGGACCCGGCTTCCTCAACATCACCCTCGATGCCGCCGCAGCTGGCGAACTGGCCAAAACCATTCTTGAGGCGGGCACTGCCTACGGCACCAGCCAAACCGGCGTGGGCAAGAACATCAACCTAGAGTTCGTGTCAGCCAACCCAACCGGCCCCATCCACATTGGTGGAACCCGCTGGGCCGCCGTTGGTGACTCCCTAGCCCGCGTGCTGCAGGCAACCGGCGCAAAGGTAACCCGCGAGTACTACTTCAACGACCACGGCGCCCAGATTGACCGCTTCGCTCGCTCACTCATGGCACGCGCTCGCAACGAAGACGCACCTGAAGACGGCTACGGCGGTCAGTACATCGAAGACATTGCTAACGCGGTAACCGCAGCAGCCAAGGCCGCCGGTGACCCCGACCCGCTGACGCTTCCAACCGACGAAGGTCAGGAATACTTCCGGGCCAAGGGCGTGGAACTCATGTTTGGTGAGATCCGCAAGTCCCTGCACGAGTTCGGCGTGGACTTTGACGTCTACTTCCACGAGAATGACCTCTACGTCTCCGGTGCGGTAGACCGCGCGATCGCACGCCTCGAAGAGGCCGGCAAGATGTATGACGAGGGTGGCGCTAAGTGGCTGCGCACCACCGACTACGGCGACGACAAGGACCGCGTAGTCATCAAGTCCGACGGCGACGCCGCCTACATTGCCGGAGACATCGCCTACTACCTCGACAAGCGCGAACGCGGCTTTGACGAGGTCGTCCTCATGCTCGGCGCCGACCACCACGGCTACGTTGGTCGCCTCCAAGCGGTTTGCGCCGCGTTTGGCGACGAGCCCTACAAGAACCTACAGATCCTTATTGGCCAAATGGTCAACCTCGTCAAGGACGGCGCCCCCATGCGCATGTCCAAGCGCGCCGGAACGGTAGTCACCCTCGAAGACCTCGTTGAGGCAGTAGGCGTGGATGCCGCGCGCTACTCGCTCGTGCGCTCATCGGTTGACTCCTCAATCGACGTGGACCTCGACCTGCTGGCAAAGCAGACCAACGACAACCCCGTCTTCTACGTCCAGTACGCACACG
It encodes the following:
- a CDS encoding diaminopimelate dehydrogenase, translating into MARTRIGIVGYGNLGRGVELGLLKNPDLELVGIFTRRNPKDLTPALEQTAVFPLADLDEYSDRIDVLILCGGSKSDLPTQSPELAAKFNIVDSFDTHAKVPEHFAAVDAAASSGSKTAIISAGWDPGLFSINRLFGEALLPDGDTYTFWGRGLSQGHSDAVRRVPGVAGGVQYTLPSETAIAEVRSGSRPQLSTRQKHTRQCFIVLAEGANASEVEQAIVTMPDYFADYDTEVNFISAQELAENHSAMPHGGFVIRSGNTTDGVNQVVEYRLQLDSNPQFTAAVLIAYARAANRMNQSGHTGAATVFDVAPGLLSPKSPADLRKELL
- the argS gene encoding arginine--tRNA ligase → MNPNELSLAIHGALTSAIEDETFALSVSDLPDQVHVERPRQREHGDWATNIALQLAKKAKVAPRVIADELAKRLSVTPGIAAVDVAGPGFLNITLDAAAAGELAKTILEAGTAYGTSQTGVGKNINLEFVSANPTGPIHIGGTRWAAVGDSLARVLQATGAKVTREYYFNDHGAQIDRFARSLMARARNEDAPEDGYGGQYIEDIANAVTAAAKAAGDPDPLTLPTDEGQEYFRAKGVELMFGEIRKSLHEFGVDFDVYFHENDLYVSGAVDRAIARLEEAGKMYDEGGAKWLRTTDYGDDKDRVVIKSDGDAAYIAGDIAYYLDKRERGFDEVVLMLGADHHGYVGRLQAVCAAFGDEPYKNLQILIGQMVNLVKDGAPMRMSKRAGTVVTLEDLVEAVGVDAARYSLVRSSVDSSIDVDLDLLAKQTNDNPVFYVQYAHARTANVARNAAAAGVKREDAFDPATLTHATEAALIGQLTEFPRVVAQAAELREPHRVARYAEALAGSYHKWYAECRVTPVGEEAVTDTHRTRLWLNDATRQVLANALGMLGVSAPERM